A window of Lacibacter sediminis contains these coding sequences:
- a CDS encoding WD40/YVTN/BNR-like repeat-containing protein → MRIIVLAATALLCFSATAQVKNEQFKNLKPRNIGPAGMSGRVTAIDALHSNPETIFVGGASAGVWKTDNGGATWAPLFDEQPLLNIGAIKVQQSNPSVIWVGTGEGNPRNSLNLGDGIFKTLDGGKTWKRMGLEKTRNIHRIHIDPTNPNTVYAAAIGNPYGIHSERGVYKTTNGGETWERILYTNDTSGCAELIMDPSNPNKLIANMWQHQRKPWNFNSGGPGGGIYITVDGGKNWKKLGKEEGLPADPIGRCGLAFAPGRSNFVYAKVEATKNGFYKSDDGGFTWKLVNSDPAQVTDRPFYYNEIYVDPKNENRIYDIHSTVTISEDGGKSFTTLIPYNGIHPDHHAWWIHPTNENLIIEGNDGGIGISKDRGKTWRFDEQLPFGQFYHINVDNELPYNVMGGLQDNGSWRGPAYTWIDGGIRNYYWESLWGGDGFDVVPDPTDSKWVYAMSQGGSVGRYNVTTGATESIRPPAPAARTKMRFNWNSAIALDPFDNNTVYFGSQFLNKSTDKGTTWSIISPDLTTNNPEQQKEETGGLTLDITGAENFTTIMAIAPSPKNRNVIWVGTDDGNVQLTQDGGKTWTNFRGKIKGMNTGGWITQVQASKYNEGEAFVVSNDYRRGDFAITIFRTTDFGKTWDNILANKGIKGYALCMIQDPAEPNLIFVGTEHGLWVSYNNAKTFEQWTNGYPSVSTYDLAIQEREADLVIATFGRAVWVLDDIRPLRAAAKANGASQTTKVKVFDAPTAYQANFRNAPGYEWSTWGLYEGENRRRGAMVSFFVNHAADTSKAKMDSAIVKIYDDAGKQLRTLKVKADSGFNRFYWNFDTKGSRFPGSPKPRPNANEQGGGWPVFPGTYKMVVTLGKASDSTMIVVKDDPRIPTPRAVYDGKKKMMDRLQMSADKLTAAVDKIVDAEETLTKMEGQLRGVEGKDVDSLRKEAVKMRDEIKKIRESIFGRSATERQGITRFADITTQSILGVARQEIGGKLAAPTAQTERLVVDAETAVTESVTKINEFLTGKWAAYRKLAESTPVKLFKD, encoded by the coding sequence ATGAGAATAATCGTTCTGGCCGCTACGGCCCTGCTGTGCTTTTCGGCTACAGCTCAAGTTAAAAATGAACAGTTTAAGAACCTGAAACCCCGTAACATCGGACCTGCAGGTATGAGTGGCCGTGTTACGGCCATTGATGCGTTGCACAGCAATCCCGAAACAATTTTTGTGGGTGGTGCCAGTGCGGGTGTTTGGAAAACAGATAATGGTGGCGCCACATGGGCTCCGTTGTTTGATGAACAACCTTTGCTGAACATTGGTGCAATAAAGGTGCAGCAAAGTAATCCTTCGGTTATATGGGTTGGTACCGGTGAAGGAAACCCACGTAACTCACTCAATCTGGGTGATGGTATTTTCAAAACATTGGATGGTGGTAAAACATGGAAACGGATGGGTCTTGAAAAAACAAGAAACATTCACCGCATCCACATCGACCCAACAAATCCTAATACTGTTTATGCAGCAGCTATCGGTAATCCGTATGGCATCCATAGCGAACGTGGGGTGTATAAAACAACCAATGGCGGCGAAACATGGGAACGAATTTTATATACTAATGATACAAGTGGTTGTGCTGAGTTGATCATGGATCCATCAAACCCCAATAAATTAATTGCCAATATGTGGCAACACCAGCGCAAACCCTGGAACTTCAACAGCGGCGGCCCCGGTGGTGGTATTTATATAACCGTTGATGGTGGAAAGAACTGGAAGAAGTTAGGAAAGGAAGAAGGTTTGCCAGCTGATCCCATCGGTCGTTGTGGGTTGGCGTTTGCACCCGGTCGTTCAAACTTTGTGTATGCAAAAGTAGAAGCAACAAAAAATGGTTTTTATAAAAGTGATGATGGTGGTTTTACATGGAAGCTTGTAAACAGCGATCCTGCACAGGTAACAGATCGTCCGTTCTACTACAATGAAATTTATGTTGATCCGAAAAATGAAAACCGCATTTATGATATTCATTCAACAGTAACGATCAGTGAAGATGGTGGCAAAAGTTTCACCACATTAATTCCTTACAATGGTATTCATCCTGATCACCACGCATGGTGGATTCATCCAACAAATGAGAATTTAATTATTGAAGGTAACGATGGTGGTATCGGCATCAGTAAAGACCGTGGTAAAACATGGCGCTTCGATGAGCAGTTACCTTTCGGACAATTCTATCATATTAACGTTGATAATGAACTCCCTTACAACGTAATGGGTGGTTTGCAGGATAACGGCAGCTGGCGTGGACCTGCTTACACATGGATTGATGGTGGTATCCGTAACTATTATTGGGAAAGTTTATGGGGTGGTGATGGTTTTGATGTAGTGCCTGATCCTACCGACAGCAAATGGGTATATGCCATGAGCCAAGGTGGTTCAGTTGGCCGTTACAATGTAACAACAGGTGCAACAGAATCTATTCGTCCGCCAGCTCCTGCTGCACGCACAAAAATGCGTTTCAACTGGAACAGTGCCATTGCACTTGATCCATTTGATAACAATACAGTTTACTTCGGTAGTCAGTTCTTAAATAAGAGTACTGATAAAGGAACAACCTGGAGCATCATCTCTCCGGATCTCACTACCAATAATCCTGAACAGCAAAAAGAAGAAACAGGTGGCTTAACACTTGATATTACAGGAGCAGAAAATTTCACCACCATTATGGCTATTGCGCCATCACCCAAAAACAGAAACGTGATTTGGGTTGGTACAGATGATGGTAATGTGCAGTTAACACAAGACGGAGGTAAAACATGGACCAACTTCCGTGGAAAGATCAAAGGCATGAACACCGGTGGATGGATCACACAAGTACAGGCAAGTAAGTATAACGAAGGAGAAGCATTTGTTGTGAGCAATGATTACCGTCGTGGTGATTTCGCCATTACTATTTTCCGCACAACTGATTTTGGTAAAACATGGGATAATATTTTAGCGAACAAAGGAATCAAAGGTTATGCGCTTTGTATGATTCAGGATCCTGCTGAACCCAATTTGATCTTTGTTGGAACAGAACATGGTTTATGGGTGAGCTACAACAATGCGAAAACATTTGAACAATGGACCAATGGTTATCCAAGTGTATCAACTTACGATCTTGCAATCCAGGAGCGTGAAGCTGATTTAGTCATTGCAACATTTGGTCGTGCTGTTTGGGTGTTGGATGATATTCGTCCGCTCCGTGCCGCAGCTAAAGCTAACGGTGCTTCACAAACGACGAAAGTAAAGGTGTTTGATGCGCCAACTGCTTACCAGGCAAATTTCCGTAACGCACCCGGTTACGAATGGAGCACATGGGGTTTGTATGAAGGTGAAAACAGACGCAGAGGTGCAATGGTTTCATTCTTTGTAAATCATGCAGCCGATACGAGCAAAGCGAAAATGGACAGTGCGATCGTAAAAATTTATGATGATGCAGGCAAGCAACTCCGCACATTAAAAGTAAAAGCCGATAGTGGTTTCAACCGTTTCTACTGGAACTTTGATACGAAGGGCAGTCGTTTCCCCGGCTCTCCTAAGCCAAGACCAAATGCAAATGAGCAAGGTGGTGGATGGCCGGTTTTCCCTGGAACATACAAAATGGTGGTAACGCTGGGTAAAGCAAGTGATTCAACGATGATCGTTGTAAAAGATGATCCACGCATTCCAACGCCCCGTGCTGTGTATGATGGAAAGAAAAAAATGATGGATCGATTGCAAATGAGTGCTGATAAATTAACAGCCGCAGTTGATAAGATCGTTGATGCAGAAGAAACGCTCACCAAGATGGAAGGCCAGTTACGTGGTGTGGAAGGAAAAGATGTTGACAGTCTGCGCAAAGAAGCAGTGAAAATGCGTGATGAGATCAAGAAGATACGTGAAAGTATTTTTGGACGCAGTGCAACAGAGCGTCAGGGAATCACACGCTTTGCTGATATTACTACGCAAAGCATTTTAGGTGTAGCACGCCAGGAAATTGGCGGCAAGCTGGCTGCCCCTACTGCACAAACAGAACGTTTGGTTGTCGATGCTGAAACAGCAGTAACTGAAAGTGTAACGAAGATCAATGAGTTTTTAACAGGCAAGTGGGCGGCTTACAGAAAGCTTGCCGAGAGCACACCGGTTAAGTTGTTTAAAGACTAA
- a CDS encoding YceI family protein has product MKHFFLSAVAIGSLVVMAAFLPKENTNNGQQPSANVQTPTKWTLDKSHSNLKFTVTHMVVSETEGSFKIFDGTIEHTKADMSDAKINFSVDMNSINTENENRDKHLKSDDFFNAEKYPTATFVGKSFKPLGDNKYELVGDLTIRDVTKSVKFAVKFGGIAKSSRGDKAGFKATATINRFDYNLKWDRATEAGGLVVGKDVDVTVLLEMNKAK; this is encoded by the coding sequence ATGAAACATTTCTTTTTGTCAGCAGTTGCCATTGGTTCTTTGGTAGTAATGGCGGCTTTTCTTCCCAAGGAAAACACAAACAACGGCCAACAGCCATCAGCTAATGTACAAACACCAACAAAGTGGACACTGGACAAATCACACTCAAACCTGAAGTTCACTGTAACACATATGGTGGTTTCTGAAACAGAAGGATCTTTTAAAATCTTCGACGGCACTATTGAACATACAAAGGCCGATATGAGTGATGCGAAGATCAATTTTTCGGTTGATATGAATTCGATCAACACGGAAAACGAAAACCGTGACAAGCATTTGAAGAGCGATGACTTTTTCAATGCCGAGAAATATCCAACAGCAACATTTGTTGGTAAATCATTCAAACCACTTGGTGATAATAAATATGAACTCGTTGGAGATCTGACGATCCGTGACGTAACAAAGAGCGTAAAGTTTGCAGTGAAGTTTGGCGGCATTGCTAAAAGCTCACGTGGCGATAAAGCTGGTTTTAAAGCTACTGCAACCATCAACCGTTTTGATTACAATCTGAAATGGGACCGTGCAACAGAAGCAGGTGGTCTCGTTGTAGGTAAAGATGTTGATGTTACTGTTTTACTTGAGATGAATAAAGCAAAGTAA
- a CDS encoding vanadium-dependent haloperoxidase: MKKTILTGILLYTSIFSVLLIACVKEQQPQQQNQYDAQVASSWMNLYLRLTKVTPGFNSVVAARAYAYAGLTMYESVAPGNKNLQSIMPQLNDAPSIPSVQNEKKYYWPASANAAMASITKKLFGNASAASVTAIDSLENDWNNRFQNKASAEEIQLATEFGKQVATIIVDWSKTDGGHEAFNNTTSASYTPPTGDGMWVPTAPAFGKPLHPYWGNNRSFIKNIAIETQPAVPIPFSTQQGSAFYNEVKYLFDRSKQLSAADSVTVKFWGDITGNYNAPAHAANIVTQLVKGKNLTLHDAAILYCKHGIAYSDALISSFKAKYQYNLLRPISYIRTVFEETSWNSVIPTPPHPEYASNHAVISSASAQVLAARFGNNFMFTDSTYEVEYGTRVYSSFQKYAEEAAMSRVLGGIHYHFTALSGLEQGKKVGNRVNQLVFLK, encoded by the coding sequence ATGAAAAAAACAATTCTCACAGGCATACTGCTATACACTTCAATATTTAGTGTGTTATTAATTGCCTGTGTAAAAGAACAACAACCTCAACAACAAAACCAATACGATGCACAAGTAGCCTCATCATGGATGAACCTCTACTTGCGTTTAACCAAAGTAACGCCCGGATTTAATTCAGTTGTAGCTGCACGTGCCTATGCATACGCTGGTTTAACAATGTATGAATCAGTAGCACCAGGTAACAAGAATTTACAATCGATCATGCCGCAGTTGAACGATGCCCCATCGATCCCTTCCGTACAAAATGAAAAGAAGTATTACTGGCCCGCCAGTGCTAATGCAGCCATGGCAAGCATCACCAAAAAATTATTTGGTAACGCTTCAGCAGCATCAGTAACTGCAATTGATTCACTTGAGAACGATTGGAATAATCGTTTTCAAAACAAAGCAAGCGCTGAAGAAATACAGCTTGCAACAGAATTTGGTAAACAGGTAGCAACGATCATTGTCGACTGGTCAAAAACAGATGGTGGCCATGAAGCGTTTAACAATACAACTTCAGCCAGCTACACTCCACCGACGGGAGATGGTATGTGGGTGCCCACGGCTCCTGCATTTGGAAAACCATTGCATCCATACTGGGGTAATAACAGGAGTTTTATTAAAAACATTGCTATAGAAACACAACCTGCAGTACCTATTCCATTTTCAACACAACAAGGCAGTGCATTTTACAATGAAGTAAAATATTTGTTTGATCGTTCAAAACAATTATCAGCTGCCGACTCTGTAACTGTAAAATTTTGGGGCGATATCACAGGCAACTACAATGCACCTGCCCATGCCGCAAATATTGTAACACAATTGGTGAAGGGTAAAAATTTAACGTTGCATGATGCTGCTATTCTTTATTGTAAACATGGTATAGCTTATAGTGATGCCTTGATCTCATCTTTTAAAGCCAAGTACCAGTATAATCTTCTGCGTCCGATCTCTTACATACGTACGGTGTTTGAAGAAACTAGCTGGAACTCTGTTATTCCAACTCCCCCGCATCCGGAATACGCATCGAACCATGCTGTCATTTCTTCTGCCTCTGCGCAAGTGCTTGCAGCAAGATTTGGAAATAATTTCATGTTTACCGACAGTACTTATGAAGTTGAATATGGAACACGTGTGTACAGTTCATTTCAGAAGTATGCTGAAGAAGCAGCTATGTCGAGAGTGCTTGGTGGTATTCATTATCATTTCACAGCGTTATCAGGTTTGGAGCAAGGGAAAAAAGTAGGTAACCGAGTGAATCAACTTGTCTTTTTAAAATAG
- a CDS encoding class I SAM-dependent methyltransferase has translation MSTKTTQGQLWSVAPQKWSQHFEPWFLPMYKTALRQLQLNEDHLLLDAGCGSGMFTAMAVNEGAEVIGIDAAPGLLEVARQRNPNNNFLEEDLEALPFEDNSFDVVTAFNSLQYAGSFEKALAEATRVLKPGGRIVIGIWDQPQYSEATQILKAIGSLLPAPPPGKPGPFALSEDGRIEEAFINANLKPLYKSSIPCPFLFSNLRHGVEAFMGTGPAAIALNSYSKATVEETIEQAFQAFHITDDFFFLQNKFLLFIAEK, from the coding sequence ATGAGTACAAAAACAACTCAAGGACAACTCTGGAGTGTAGCTCCACAAAAATGGTCACAACATTTTGAACCATGGTTTTTACCCATGTACAAAACAGCACTTCGTCAACTGCAATTAAATGAAGATCACTTATTACTTGATGCTGGATGCGGCTCCGGTATGTTTACTGCAATGGCAGTGAACGAAGGTGCGGAAGTGATCGGCATTGATGCAGCACCGGGCTTGCTTGAAGTAGCAAGACAACGTAATCCCAACAATAATTTTTTGGAAGAAGACCTGGAAGCACTTCCTTTTGAAGACAACAGTTTTGATGTGGTAACTGCTTTCAACTCACTGCAGTATGCCGGTAGTTTTGAAAAAGCATTGGCAGAAGCTACACGTGTATTAAAGCCAGGCGGAAGAATTGTGATCGGCATCTGGGATCAACCGCAGTATAGCGAAGCAACACAAATATTAAAAGCGATCGGAAGTTTGTTACCGGCACCTCCTCCCGGCAAACCCGGTCCTTTTGCACTTTCTGAAGATGGAAGAATTGAAGAAGCATTCATCAATGCAAATCTGAAACCGTTGTATAAGTCAAGTATCCCTTGTCCGTTCCTGTTCAGCAATCTGAGGCACGGTGTAGAAGCATTCATGGGCACAGGTCCTGCAGCCATTGCATTGAACAGTTATAGCAAAGCAACAGTTGAAGAAACCATCGAGCAGGCGTTTCAAGCGTTTCATATCACTGATGATTTCTTTTTCCTTCAAAACAAATTCCTCTTATTCATCGCAGAGAAATAA
- a CDS encoding DUF3455 domain-containing protein has product MKKKKSTTIMLLPLLFTITMLACEKNEPVNSTTPAYQIKASEKLSIPAEIELPINSPYGNTRIATYYATGVQKYKAQQKAGSETGTYEWVFVAPKAELYDVTNKKVGTHGAGPFWAITTADSIFAQQFTPARTATPDASSIPWLLLMPKTGTTPTGIFSNVAYIQRIATKGGKAPAAAPQSLSDTAAVYYTAIYRFSKKN; this is encoded by the coding sequence ATGAAAAAGAAAAAAAGTACAACAATAATGTTGTTGCCCCTATTGTTCACCATCACCATGCTGGCTTGTGAAAAAAATGAGCCTGTTAACAGCACTACACCTGCCTATCAAATTAAAGCAAGTGAAAAACTTTCCATCCCTGCCGAAATAGAGTTGCCTATTAATTCTCCTTATGGAAATACAAGGATTGCTACCTATTACGCAACCGGTGTACAGAAATACAAAGCCCAACAAAAAGCCGGAAGCGAAACCGGTACTTATGAATGGGTATTTGTAGCGCCCAAAGCTGAGCTGTATGATGTAACCAATAAAAAAGTTGGCACACATGGCGCAGGACCATTTTGGGCAATCACCACAGCAGATTCAATTTTTGCACAGCAATTCACACCGGCAAGAACAGCAACTCCCGATGCTAGCAGTATTCCCTGGCTTTTATTGATGCCGAAAACCGGCACCACTCCAACAGGCATTTTCAGCAATGTTGCATACATACAACGCATTGCTACCAAAGGAGGCAAAGCACCTGCAGCAGCACCGCAAAGCTTATCAGATACAGCCGCTGTTTATTACACTGCTATCTATCGCTTCAGCAAGAAAAATTAA
- a CDS encoding sensor histidine kinase, translating to MLYCITTAQFRSTDFTLYSIENGLSSNLLTSIVQDEQGYLWIGSANGLNRFDGNQFVQYHQGTDKQSIPDENIRLLKWFKPGTLAVATNTGLQVINTRTRQSKDIFIQTTFKEYAFKYNDVFDVATDDKKHVFILTRSGFYHFDQNDKLLFRFDNYKTEKDQSAYFIFGQLLLYYSGNELLLSTSEGVFLYNISKKQLQKLQPGADHGVPFVADMPREVASVRQTDNDGYFIFKVQSDSIIYINTNSKKGTVSTAPNKTINSEFNWRTNLFRYNDTTYFVTSRTNGFYKIILQPKTGKLTLYPEKYLADYFCAGFLKDKQGRLWITTSSGLLKQNLINNSVTSKLIPQEVLQYAPAATISFVYVAGNRLYVGCRREGGLLVFEKNTLGFIKKISFKKHGTISDDIINITHPGGDTLFIGTNGPLCWFNMKTNETGICELEKWTNTNWVSSQFKDRDGNVWITSNANRVYYYHSMLKKFYLKTMDHPYMAKLLISNIITEDTAGHIWLGGQGLCRINRLTHQPDFFVDTFPEIRFPRKAVLGLYCDGNNKLWFGNISNGLIGYSIGENTFEHYTAQNKLPSNNIYTTGINNNMLWMGSESGIAAIDLTSKQISSFDKDDGFPLQAVTSVNFYHDKQTNYLYSGFGTAIVRFSSDSLLYTTAPPQLFIESIRFNNDSSVYLPGSSFVTDYQNNDFTIRIGSVYFYKKISSFLLSYRILNSRDSSWKAITGSEINFNNLPPGKYDFEIKMSAKNERWPAQVKQFNLTVKSPFWETPWFIALMSVLIALFGYMFYRWRIYYIQKAESEKARMQELRAEKYKTQFELEQISNYFSLSLVDKKNTDDVLWDVAKNLIGRMGCEDCMIYLWNNDKTKMQQRAGYGNKNSPEKLAENLFEVEMGQGVVGYVMQTKEPVIIADTRTDKRYRVDDMKRLSEICVPIIHEGELMGIIDSENSNLNHFKERDLQIMTTIATLTGNKIKQVESEQVLAVKKKELAATNEHLAEAQLSALQAQMNPHFVFNALNSIKRMILDDEKDKASRYLSKFAQLIRLTLNHSRETFVTLRENVEYLNAYLEMEQLRFKDSFNATVKVDAAVDDEETFIPSLMIQPLVENAVWHGLLHKEGKKKITVRFSANGPYIICSIEDNGIGIRRSEANKNLQHAAYKSVGLDNLRNRIAIMNEKFDMDCSLTITDLSETDAAVTGTLAVLKFKNRDLV from the coding sequence ATGTTGTACTGTATTACTACGGCACAATTCAGATCTACTGACTTTACACTTTATTCAATTGAAAACGGTCTCAGCAGCAATCTGTTGACAAGTATTGTACAGGATGAGCAGGGATATTTATGGATCGGTAGTGCAAACGGATTAAACCGTTTTGATGGTAACCAGTTCGTTCAATATCACCAGGGAACAGATAAACAATCAATACCAGATGAAAATATCCGCTTGTTGAAATGGTTTAAACCGGGAACATTGGCCGTTGCGACCAACACCGGTTTGCAGGTAATTAATACACGAACACGGCAATCAAAGGATATTTTTATTCAAACAACATTTAAGGAATATGCCTTTAAGTATAATGACGTGTTTGACGTGGCTACTGATGATAAGAAGCATGTTTTTATATTGACCAGATCGGGATTTTATCATTTTGATCAAAACGATAAATTGCTTTTTCGGTTTGATAATTATAAAACAGAAAAAGACCAGTCGGCCTACTTTATTTTCGGTCAATTGTTATTGTATTATTCCGGCAATGAGTTGTTACTATCAACGAGTGAAGGAGTATTTCTATACAACATCAGCAAAAAGCAGTTGCAGAAACTTCAGCCGGGAGCTGATCATGGAGTGCCATTTGTAGCGGATATGCCACGTGAGGTTGCGTCTGTCAGGCAAACCGATAATGATGGGTACTTCATCTTTAAAGTACAGTCAGACAGTATTATTTACATCAACACTAATTCTAAAAAAGGGACCGTTTCAACAGCACCAAACAAAACTATCAACAGCGAGTTTAACTGGCGTACAAATCTTTTCCGCTATAACGACACCACCTATTTTGTTACTTCCCGCACAAATGGTTTTTATAAAATAATCCTTCAGCCAAAAACCGGAAAGCTTACACTATACCCTGAAAAGTATTTGGCTGATTATTTCTGTGCAGGCTTTTTAAAGGATAAACAGGGAAGATTGTGGATTACCACAAGCTCTGGTTTGTTAAAGCAAAACTTGATCAATAACTCAGTAACATCTAAGTTAATACCGCAGGAAGTTTTGCAGTATGCACCTGCCGCAACAATCAGCTTTGTGTATGTTGCAGGCAACAGGTTATATGTCGGATGCAGAAGAGAAGGTGGATTGCTGGTGTTTGAAAAGAACACGCTCGGCTTTATAAAGAAAATAAGTTTCAAGAAACACGGAACCATCTCAGATGATATCATCAACATTACACACCCGGGCGGCGATACATTGTTCATTGGAACAAATGGCCCATTGTGTTGGTTCAATATGAAAACGAATGAAACGGGAATATGTGAACTTGAAAAATGGACAAATACTAATTGGGTTTCCTCACAGTTTAAAGACAGAGACGGTAATGTTTGGATCACAAGTAATGCCAACAGAGTTTACTATTATCACAGCATGCTGAAGAAGTTTTATCTTAAAACGATGGATCATCCATACATGGCAAAGCTTCTTATATCAAATATTATTACAGAAGATACAGCCGGACATATTTGGTTGGGTGGTCAGGGACTTTGCCGCATTAACCGGTTAACACATCAGCCCGATTTTTTTGTTGATACATTTCCTGAAATCCGTTTTCCACGTAAAGCAGTATTGGGTTTGTATTGTGACGGGAACAATAAGTTATGGTTTGGAAATATCAGTAATGGGTTGATTGGTTATTCGATCGGTGAAAATACATTTGAACATTACACTGCACAAAACAAACTTCCTTCTAATAATATTTATACAACGGGTATCAATAATAATATGTTGTGGATGGGATCTGAGTCCGGCATCGCTGCTATTGATCTTACCAGCAAGCAGATTTCTTCATTTGACAAGGATGATGGCTTTCCTTTGCAAGCTGTTACTTCTGTAAATTTCTATCACGATAAACAAACAAACTATCTCTATTCAGGTTTTGGAACTGCTATTGTAAGATTTAGTTCCGATAGTTTATTATACACAACAGCACCACCGCAATTGTTTATTGAAAGTATAAGGTTTAATAATGATTCGAGTGTTTATTTGCCAGGGAGTTCTTTCGTAACGGATTATCAGAACAATGATTTTACGATCAGGATAGGCAGTGTTTACTTTTATAAAAAGATTAGTAGTTTTTTACTCAGCTACAGAATACTGAACTCTCGTGACAGCAGTTGGAAAGCGATCACAGGTTCAGAAATAAATTTCAACAATTTACCGCCCGGTAAGTACGATTTTGAAATAAAAATGTCGGCAAAGAATGAACGATGGCCTGCGCAGGTAAAACAGTTTAACCTCACTGTTAAGTCTCCTTTCTGGGAAACGCCTTGGTTTATTGCGCTCATGAGTGTATTGATTGCGCTTTTTGGTTACATGTTTTACAGGTGGAGAATTTATTACATCCAAAAAGCCGAAAGCGAAAAAGCCCGAATGCAGGAATTGCGGGCTGAAAAATATAAAACACAGTTTGAACTGGAGCAAATCAGTAATTATTTTTCCTTATCACTTGTTGATAAGAAAAATACAGATGATGTGTTGTGGGATGTGGCAAAGAATCTGATCGGCAGAATGGGTTGTGAAGATTGTATGATTTATTTATGGAATAACGACAAAACAAAAATGCAGCAACGTGCCGGTTACGGTAATAAAAATTCACCGGAGAAACTTGCTGAAAATTTGTTTGAAGTGGAAATGGGCCAGGGTGTAGTTGGTTATGTGATGCAAACAAAAGAACCGGTGATCATTGCAGATACCAGAACTGATAAACGTTACAGGGTGGATGATATGAAACGTCTGAGTGAAATTTGTGTACCCATTATTCATGAGGGCGAATTGATGGGTATCATTGATTCAGAAAACAGTAACCTCAATCATTTCAAAGAACGTGACCTTCAAATAATGACCACCATTGCCACACTCACCGGCAATAAAATAAAACAGGTGGAAAGTGAACAGGTGCTTGCTGTTAAGAAAAAGGAACTTGCTGCAACCAATGAACATTTAGCAGAAGCACAACTCTCAGCTTTGCAGGCGCAAATGAATCCGCATTTTGTATTTAATGCACTCAACAGTATCAAGCGCATGATATTGGATGATGAGAAAGATAAAGCCTCCCGTTACCTCAGCAAGTTTGCACAGCTCATCCGTTTAACGTTGAATCATTCCCGTGAAACTTTTGTAACACTACGTGAAAATGTGGAGTACCTCAACGCATATCTTGAAATGGAGCAGCTGCGTTTTAAAGATTCATTTAATGCCACAGTAAAAGTTGATGCTGCTGTTGATGATGAGGAAACATTTATTCCATCGCTTATGATACAGCCATTGGTTGAAAATGCCGTGTGGCACGGCTTACTCCATAAGGAAGGGAAGAAAAAAATTACGGTTCGATTTTCTGCTAATGGGCCATACATTATCTGTTCCATTGAAGATAATGGCATTGGCATACGCCGTTCTGAAGCAAATAAAAACTTACAGCACGCAGCGTATAAATCTGTGGGGCTTGATAACCTGCGCAATCGTATTGCAATCATGAATGAAAAGTTTGATATGGACTGCAGTTTAACCATTACTGATTTAAGTGAGACCGATGCAGCAGTTACCGGCACACTTGCGGTATTAAAATTTAAAAACAGAGATCTTGTATGA
- a CDS encoding LytR/AlgR family response regulator transcription factor — protein sequence MKQLRVIVVDDEADGIATLTKILRLNCPEVEIIATCNNAEVAAQQIQALQPDVVFLDIQMPGKSGIEMLADMQDRKFEIIFVTAHNEYMLQALQFSAADYLLKPVDEDRLIEAVNRVKDRLEQKNEPANIDVLLHNLQKNNRQQEMKLVVPTFKGFSVLKLEEIVVCEAEKNYTIFHLLNKKTITVSRTLLEYEKILQNTSFFRVHKTFMINLEHVVEYQRGEGGLVVMNNGMEVEVSRRKKEEFINKIKEVFRY from the coding sequence ATGAAACAGTTACGTGTAATAGTAGTAGATGATGAAGCAGATGGCATTGCTACGTTAACTAAAATACTTCGGTTGAATTGCCCCGAAGTGGAGATCATTGCCACTTGTAACAATGCAGAAGTTGCAGCACAGCAGATACAGGCATTGCAACCTGATGTTGTTTTCTTAGATATTCAAATGCCTGGTAAAAGTGGTATTGAAATGTTGGCAGATATGCAGGATCGAAAATTTGAGATCATTTTTGTAACCGCACATAATGAATACATGTTGCAGGCTCTACAGTTCAGTGCTGCAGATTATTTATTAAAGCCGGTGGATGAAGACCGTTTAATTGAAGCGGTGAACCGTGTAAAGGACCGTCTTGAACAAAAAAACGAACCAGCTAATATTGATGTACTGTTGCACAACCTGCAAAAAAATAACCGCCAGCAGGAAATGAAACTTGTTGTGCCCACATTCAAAGGTTTTTCGGTTTTAAAACTGGAAGAAATTGTGGTATGTGAAGCAGAAAAAAATTATACCATCTTTCATTTACTAAATAAAAAAACTATTACTGTATCACGCACTTTATTGGAGTATGAAAAGATTCTGCAGAACACTTCTTTCTTTCGTGTGCACAAAACATTTATGATCAACCTGGAGCACGTGGTAGAATACCAGCGTGGTGAAGGAGGATTGGTTGTAATGAATAATGGAATGGAGGTAGAGGTGAGCCGAAGAAAAAAAGAAGAGTTTATAAACAAGATCAAAGAGGTATTCAGGTATTAG